The DNA sequence ACCTATATAAGACTGAGCAGATAAAAACTGATTGCTagataaaaattcagaataagACTGTTTGCCCTCTTGAAATAGATGAGAAATTTGATTTATTCAACATTAGATGGGGACGATATCTTTGCATAGTGAGGGGACACAGGCCTGGATGCCATAACCTTGGAACTAGTTAGGACTGGCAGGAGATGGTTGCCATGGAAACCTGCTCTATGACGGCCCTACTTCTTTGCAGTTGAAACTAAGTCCATTTTGGTCGTAAACATTAAGAGAAAGGATTCTTCTTGAGCCAAGCAGCACCATACAATGCTTTGAATCTTTAGTGGAGAGAAAATTTTTGGTTTAGTCATTCCACTGAAAGAGCTAGACATcagagagggctcagaggagtGTATTCTTTGCTCTTCCTTTGTTTCCATTAGTTTTAGGGTCCACAAGGCTACCTCATCCAGGCTGTGCTGTGGAGCCACTGTCATAGGCATTAGGGTACTGACCAGCTCTCCTACCTTTAGGAAATGCTGCACGTGTCCACGGTTAAGTCCTTCTCTGTTTCCCATTTAAATCTCAGACCTTACCTGCAGAGGAAATGGAGCACCCTTGTTGCCATCTTCTCAttaaaaatgcttctttttttttttttttggaagattagccctgagctaacatctgctgcccatcctcctctactttatatgtgggacgcctgccacagcatggcttttgccaagcagtgccatgtccacacctgggatccgaaccagcaaacccctggccgttgagaagtggaacgtgtgcacttaaccactgcgccagtgAGCCAGCCTCTAAAAATGCTTCTTTATGagccggcccgtggccaagtggttaagttctcggaCTCTGCTTCttcggcccagggttttgccagttcagatcctgggcgcgaatggggcaccactcatcaagccatgctgaggcggcgtcccacatagcacaaccagaggcactcacaactagaatatacaactatgtactgggggctttggggagaagaagaaaaaaaaagaagaagaagaagattgtcaacagatgttagcgcaggtgccaatctttaaaaaacaaatgcttcTTTAAGTGGAAACAGCTTGTGTTTTTATGAACTGTAACTGTAAATTAAGGTGACGTCATCATTTTCCAGTTAGGTTTCACATTTAGAGCCGTATAATGAGAAATTTCAACAGACCGTCTCTCCTATGTCCATGTATATTTACTTCCCTATTTAGAATTCTGAATGTTGGCACTTCTTGCTTATCAtatcatgaagaaatacatttttgcttttcCGTGTCTCTTAATAATAATGTGAGACGTAAGCATCATACCTAATTATATATTCCTTATGTTTTACTGACAGATTGGATAAAGAAACACTTTCTACTTAGTTTGAGAATAGTCTGACAAAAATTCTATGAAAATTTGGCAATATATCAAAATAGCATTAATCAACGATTTACTTTACACCAGTGTCCTCAACTTGGGGTTATGTTgcaccccctcccaccctcaggggacatttgtcaatgtctggagacatttttggttatcacaacttGGTGTGTGCTTGTGCTCCCTACTGTCATCTAATGAGTgggccccccacaacaaagaattatctagccacaaatgtcaatagtgctgaggttgaaaaaTCCTGTTTTATGCTAAACCTGTGGATTCTGAATGCTTATAGTTAGAGACAAGACATGCACACTTGAAAAGTTAAGTAATGTTACATcataaaacagcaaaatattatAGGACTTTAAAGATGATCTTGTGTAACTTCTCATGTGATTCTCGAATCCAGTAACTGAATTCCGCCTACCTATTTTCTGGGCTCTCAGCAGGAACACAATGCTTTAGGATACATATATTGAGTACTATTTTTGCCTTTAAGTTGTgattatgatttttaaacaaaagaggatttttttatcctttaaaaattcaacataGTTTCCTGAAATTAataattcatataaatatatctttatgtCCCATTTGGATTACATTTACAGTGTTTCTTAATAGagcatgtatgtatatgcataataCATTTTAGatgtaatgaaaaaaatcttcatttgtaaactttttctttttcaaaaacatcTGGATTAAAAGTTACTTAGTATTAcatgttaaatataaatacaaaacataaTATAAAAGATTTAGATATTTCCTGGGTGAAATTATAGTATTAAAATGAATTATcacatagcaaatatttaagaaatgaaaaaatacagacttttcttccataaaaaagaaaacttcttttgAAACCCAGAATCCTGAAATGTTGAAGACCTATGAGTCTTCTAAAAAGAGGTTACTGTATTAAAATAGTCCTGTTTTAATGCTGGGGGTTTTTTCCTCTTATGGCCCCCCAAAAGGAATTCGGtcaactgtctttattcacagtaATCGTGTCCGATTAAGTCTCTGTAAATGCTGACGTATCCAGTACTGAAACACTGCTTTCAGGGGAAAACCAGgattaggttcctgtgagcctctgctcATAACATTTTTGTGATCTGATCAATACACTCCCTTGTTTGatgtttgtttctgtttaaagacgccttatttaattttgaactcatgccaacagcactataactcgtGCTTGAACGAAGCTTACATAACATGTGTATTTTCTCTGGAAGACACGTCACAGCCTTGTTGTGCTCTGGAATCCTAGACAGGACTTCAGCCCTATGCTTGCGGGCCATTTTGAATAGCGacatcaccaacaaaaagcacaaaaatgcaaagaatgtggcactaaatagaccaagaaaaggacatttgttgacagtatgagagctgaaacaagaaggtgGAGGGTAGCCTTGTCCGATGCCAGCTGGTAACATGCATCTTGGAGGCTCAAGTGTTTTTACCACTCTGTGCATGTCAGTGAATGACCACGAACACGCTGAGAGTGCTGATTCGGGGGGTTGCAAGTAAATTTTAGCGAGTAGGCAAATAAGCAAATACAGAATCCAAAGATAGCAAAGATCGACCATATTTAGAAAATACACTTATAGAAATTCAAGTGAATTGGGTGCAAGTTATGGGAGATATTAATGGCCATGAGTAGTCATAGATAGGAACATTAGCGTTGTCCTGTCTTACTCATTCCTGACCCCTATGCCTCCTTTTAGCCCAACGACCAAGACACTACTTCTGGAAGCGTATGCTTTCAAATTGACATTATAAAGGGCTCTCTCTTTGGGGACAGGGTAAGGGGGTCAGTCTGATGCTTAGTGAAGTAAGGTGATTGGTCAAAGATCATAGGGCTGGTTATTGATAGATGTAGGACAAAATACACTCAAGTCCTGTTCTTCAACCCCATTTTGACCTCATACCTCCAGCTTCTTACACCGCTGCACTGTAGAGAAAGAGACCCAGGCTTTGTGTGCTGCTGACAACAAGGAAAACCTCACTGGAAACAACACAGAGTGCCTGCTGAATGAGCGTCCTTTGATAGCTTTCTCTATATATAGTAATCTCATTTAGACATTTACTGTCTCTCTGCGGCAGGTAAACTACAGAGATTTATCTGCCTGAAACCACTACTAACAGCTGGATTACGGTGAGGGTTACAGGAGCTGTTCCCCCTGCTCTCTTCCCCCACTGCCCATATCTGAGCAGTAATGTCCAGACTTCCCTTGGGGTTGACTTCCTGCCTGACACATGTATGTGGTAGGCCTGAGGGTGGAAAAATAATCTGATGTTTTCTCTTGACACAGTGCTGTGATTATACTCCCCTAGGAGCTAACAGACTAGCACTTTCTACATGTGGTTTGATGAAAACTATGCCTAATAACGAATTGAAGACCAGAAAAAGGCAGTTCTGCTTGAATCTCACGTTAATTTTGCAGGGGTTGGAAGTAAAATGATGACCtctaagttgatttttttaaaaaacatacacaaccattttatattatattcatattttaaaaattctaagcaaTCATTTGGACCTGTGCTTGGCTGGCTTATCTTTGCATTatctaaacagaaaaacaaccttTAACATTTTTCTCCACTTCTGTTGGCTTTATTAATTGTATTAACCCTGATTAGTGGTGTTCATCTTTTGGTGCTTTAGAAGCACCAATCACTCATTAAAACAATGAGTTATTTCATAGAATCCTATTAGAGAACACTTACCTAACCTCATGCTCCTTTGCAAATTTTACTTATTCACAATGGTCATCCTTCTGGTTAATAAAATTTACAAGATTTTGGAACTGGAAGAGACCTTACAGATTGTGGACATCTtattgtagatgaagaaactgaaaatccaTAGAAGTTAAATAATTGCCCTGGATCTGTTGTCCAATAAGTACATGAGCCGAAGCTAAGAATGATGTCTCCCCTAAAGTCAGGTCTGGGGCTGTTTCTACCACCTGCCCTACCCTGTAGGAAATAAGGTTTTCCTACATGTCAAAATGGCATCATTGTTATATGGAAAATAGTAGTGTATAAATATGTCGGTTTATGTATGCGCATACACATTGAGACctagtttcttcttttccagtcatCCACCATTTTtctacaaaacaaagaagaatcagAGCAATAAAAGAAATGGCCAGGGTCTTAGTTCCTGGAGGCCAGCTGATGATTTATGTCTGGGCTATGGAACAAAAGAACAGGCGCTTTGAGAAGCAAGATGTGCTTGTTCCCTGGAACAGGGCTTTATGCTCCCAGCTCTTCTCAGAACCCAGCCAGCCTGGGAGAAAGAAGCAGTGTGGACATCCGGAAAGAAGCCATCCCTGTCGTCCTCCTTGCTCTGTGTGTAGCTGTTCTGGTTGTTTTAAAGAGCAGTGTGGTTCAAGACGGTCCCACAGCATAGACTATGAACCAGTGACGGCTGGAACCTGTTGTGCAAAGGTTtctagggaaggagaggaagaaaatggattctATAACACGTTAGGAAAATCTTTTCGTTCCTGGTTTTTCTCCAGATCTTTGGATGAATCAACTCTGAGGAAGCAAATTGAAAGAGTGAGACCCTTGAAAAGCACAGAAGGATGGACCAACAGCACTGTGTTGGTCCAGCCCTCCAGACGCTCTAGCTTAGACTTAGATCACCAAGAGCCATTTTCAACAACAGAGCAAAATTTAGATGAAGAAGTGTTTGTGGAAAGTTCTCAGAAACGTTCGGAAGGGCTGAAAGCACCAGCCGCCAGGAAACACCTAAATGGAGACCATCACGGTGAAATGAGGAGAAACGGAGAGGGGAATTTTCCGGAGAGCACCAATACAAATGAGAATTGGGTGTGTGCAGGTAACTTAGAAGAAGGTAACCCTTCTGCTAGGAAGATATTGAGAAGGATTTCTGCAGTCGGTTCCACAGATTCCAACCCAGATGACGCAATTTCTGTCGAAGAACAGCCCGACGTTTTGGATTCCAGAGCCTTTATGCGTTACTACCACGTGTTTCGAGAAGGTGAGCTCTATGCCCTGCTGAAGGAGAATGTGTCAGAGCTCCACATTCTGAGCTCTGGGAACGACCATGGCAACTGGTGTATcattgcagagaaaaaggaaaattgtgaTTGACCGGAACATTTTAGACAACTCTTCTAAAAGGTGAACCACGTTCTTTTCACCAGGTTTGGTATAGTTACCCGAATTTGCatccaattttattatttcttaatccATTTATGCTTTGGTCTGTAGAGACTATGAATTgatcatctttttaatgtttgggTACACACAGACCATGGCATCTAAAGCAATTGCCAAAGGGTATTTGTGGTTAAATGTCAATATAAGAGACCTGAAGAAGCAATATAAAACAAACTTCAATATAGTTTggaattttttcccctgaaaggtgaaattattataaaaatagatgtagattgtttttcagtattatacattgattttaaaagattctgATTTTAAGTATTCCttctaaaaacagaatttttatacAGTAAAGGGGCAATTTCTGCTTCTTGGGTTATAATTTAGATCTGTGTGCAAGATGACAGGTAAGCCTGTTTCAATGCATAGATGTAAATTGAACCATATGATACATTATTTTGTTGCCAAGGCCTTGCTGTTACTTAAAAGCTGCAGAAAGTGAGAGACAGTGGAGAGAGACAAGAAATGTTACACAGACTTTTCTAAATGATAAGAAAACTTGCTTCAAGATAAGTAAATAATAAGGTTTCAGTGTTGCTCAGAAGGTTTTTAGAGGCGCTGTTAGCATGTAGATGTGGGTTCTAGAAGTTACTGCAAGTACCCAGGTATTTTTCTAACCTTATTAGAAGCAGAAATATCAGTTATGATAAGACCAAGATTGACTAATGGGGAGTTTTCCTCTAGAAGGATGCTTTTCTTATGAATTGAAGGGATATTTAGGAAATGAGAATCTGGCTGAAGCACTGTTTTATTTTGGGTCTGAGGACAAATAGATTGTTAAGGTGCAAGATATTTAGCCTTGGCAAAGGATTTgttgttggatttttaaaaataatatcctgggggaccagcccggtggtgtagtggttaagttcaaacactccacttcagcggcccagggttcgcaggttcggatcccaggtgtggagctacacaccgctcatcaagccatactgtggcggggTCCCACctacaagacagaggaagattggcacagatgttagctcagtgacagtcttcctcaaacaataagaggaaggttggcaacagatgttagctcagggtcaatcttcctcaccaaaaaaataaaataatatctaagcATTTATCTTATTGAAAGTGACCACATTTTATTAGTTATATTAGGGATTTAGGCAGAATCAAGTCCTATTCATTAAAGGTTGAACTTCTGCCACGTTATAGACAAACGAATAGATTGGGTGTTGTATGGTCACTATAGCTGTTTACATTTAGCCATGGGTCTGTTTGAATCCATGTCATGGATCTTGAGATGTAGACATAATTAGGACAGGACTAGAGAGCTTAGAAAAGCAGATATAAGTTGACTCAGGAACATGGCCTCAGATAGTTCCTTAATGAGGAGAGAACAGACATTTGACGAAAGCCTTTTTACTTCATGAACCATTATAATCCTAGATGAAAAtccaattcttattttattttccactaaaataataaaagatttcaCTTGTTTTGGGTTCTTTTTCCCTTCAGTGATTGTGCTCCAACTTAAAATGatgttattttcaaagaaatctgaaggattatttttaatgtttatctgAAAATTATTGATGTTTTTAACTCTCTTTTGGCTTCAAAATAAGATTGCCCATCACCTTTTTGGCTGATGAGGTTGTCTGGTGGCAATGAGACATACGATCTGTATTGTTCAGTGCAGTTTGCATTAGAGGGACAATGAAAACAGACATAGCAGtggaatagaaattaaaaattaattcagtgTCTTCCATTTCTTAAATTAGAACATCAAACCAGGAGTATAAGTGGTTTCATTGGTGGAAATAAAAGATTCTCAGAGTCGGAGAAGTTCTTACAATTAAAGCTCGTTGGCCTTTTATTATGACTGGATTTTTCCTCTCCTTGAAGCCTGTTGTCACGTGTATCTTTAGTCCCGGCCTTGCTGCTGGAAATCTATTTGAAGTCATCTCTTTCTGGTGGTGGCCGGCCACTTACATGGAACTCAGTTTATTAGACTGTGCCAGAAAAGCTTTGAGCTAACCTGTATGAGCAACctccaagacacacacacacacacacaaaccccactTTGTATAAAATGATTCTCTAGAGTGGTTcgtgagagagaaatattttcacatactTTTGACAGAGCTATAAATAAAAAACCACTAATAATAGCAATCTGTTGCTCTTCATCTATTGAGCGCAAGAATTCTATGCAGCCAGACATTATtttgtatgcaaatatttaaCTCCCTTGTTGATAATCTTTCTTGGGTATATTCATGTGAAAAGCACTCTTAAAGCGAACTTTAGATATGTATAATAtcctatatatagatatatctccaatacatatatataagccATTGAAGAGTCAAAACTAATGTAAATATCTTGATCATTTAAAACTCTTGTTCACCCTTAAGGTTGTCCTCAAAAGGAAATACAAGTCATAAGTGAGTTTAAATGTAAACAGGTTACTCGTGAGTGTGGTCTGCCTTAACTTGCTCGATGATAGACTTTACTGATCTATGGAAGGAATTGGAAAACTTAGCCTCCATTATTGATACTCGGTCACACCGTGTCCGTCCTGTTCCTTCTCCTTTACGTGCTGGCGGTACTGCAGAGCCCACTCTCCGAAGTAGAGGGGGCATTTTGGGGATTGCTGGAAGGTCCTTCAAAACCTTCGCTGGCTTATTGATGCCTCGCTGGCCTATTTGGGGAATTCCAGATAAACAGTCAAATGATCTAGGGGAAAATGCAGTAACATAGAGAAAGGGTGCAATCAAAATAATATTATAGTGGGAACCATGCAAGTGGCCTATTtacattattattctttaaattgtcGCCATAGCGATGAAATGACACCAGCATGTCCTGGTAACGAACAAACCATCTAACAAATCTTGCAGTATCACGTTGGTCCCTTCTCATCACACATCCCTAGGCAAGATGGTGTATAATTCTTGTTTGCCTTTGTATGTCCTTCCAAATTCTAGATATCAAGAATTCCTCTGTATTTTAACTGAGCATCAATTGAATGGGCCAAAACTGGAGGtaatccagagagaaaataatccaaatataaATCAGCCAGGGACGTGaatgtaattatatattcatGGCCACAAAAAGAATAAGCACTGGTggattttttattaatataaatgggtttggaggaggacagagggtcTAACCCAATAGTTGTTGAAGTTGGTGGGGGAGAGTATTCCTTAAAAATGAGCTGTGAGCACTGAGTTtgggagagagggggaaatggggtcCAGCCACTGGCTGAGCAGCTCCAGTCTAGGAAGAACAAATTAGGGCAGGCCTGAGCTTTTCTCTCCTATTATCTAGgaaattgggaataataatagtaagagaAGTTAACTTTTCTTAATATCTAACATTGATTATTTTATCTGTATTCCTCACTGCAGCCCTCTGAGATAAGTATActtattgttcccattttgcagatgaggaaaactgaggcagaaagaaattaattaaactGCCAACGTCACACACGTAGTAAGTATCACACATCTAGAAAAGGGCAGGGCTGAGATTCAAACGCAGGCAGTTTTGTTCCCAGCCTGTGCTGTCATCCACAATACCATATACACCCCACCCAGTAACGGTGCTAGGCAGAGCCTAAGAGCCTTGCAAAGTATGATCGTCCCCTTTACAAATAAACTTTAGGAAGGTTAAGCAAAGATTTCACAGTCAGACAATAATTGGAGAGTAATCCCTTAGatattttccccattcttttatatttacttttttcatttgtaagtctgtttcaatttgattttaattaaaagacGCTGTGGTCACAAAATGCTCTGTGATCACTTTTCTCCAACTtttcaactctttaaaaattgtattaccggtttcccattttataggtgagaaagtTGAGGGCTATTCAGAtacttcattcatttcattcgtttattcagccctgctatgtgccaggtacctATGAATATAAGGTGTGTTGAGTGTACACAGAATATTAGAATCAACTGACTCGAAAGTGCCTAGCTGGCACATTTTTCATATTCGTTTGTGTACTGCTACCAAGTTATATTGTTTAGCGTGAGAAAAGCAATATACAAAACCCTCAGAGACCCACATGCGTATTAGCATATTTAAGGCCGACCCTAAAGTAAAGTTGGGCTTAATTTAACTGAGCTGCGCCGGACATATTAACTTCCCCTAGCACGAGCAGTCTGTGGcacacatttcagaaaataatgtgGCCCAGAGAATAAAATGCAGACTTCTTCAGGGCCTTCAGACCTTCATAAATTCACTCTCAAGTATTTTTCAGCCTGCTCATCTCCTGCCACCACACCCAAGTTTTTCTGTTCTGCAATCTGCTCTGTTACACAATGCCTTCATTAGAAATTACATAATGACAAGTAATTATCACATCCCCTAGATATAAACTTGGATTCCAAATGCCATCATTGTAATCCTTTTCCAGAGAAAAATGCGTGAAACGGGCTTCATGCCGTCAATTCAAAGGGCAAATGAGATAAGTGTTATCACACACCCATCCAACAGATGGAAAAGCCATGGGAGTGGAAAGGAAGTACAGACGCATTGACAGACTCCAAACCAGAATGCTCCACTCCGCTCATCCCAATCTTAACTCAGAATTATGATTATTGGCTTGACGTTATAGACTCGATATTTGCAACCTCAATTATCTACAAAACCGGAGTGGGAATATTTCAAAAGAACTCTCATCAACCAAGGGTTGACATTATAATGCAAATAGCCTTCGGCAGGGCATGggaaacacaaacacagaaaccTAAGAGAGCTCATCAAAGAGAAAACACTGACTGTGAATTGTCCTATTTCTGATTTTCCACGGGCCCCGTGGGATGGGACGCAGTCGTAGGAATGGACATCATTTCAGTTGTAACACccactctgcctccctccagaTGTGGGTCTCCCCCAATTGATTACACACAAGTAACACTGTATCTGGGAGTTATAGAGCTACAATATAATCTATGTGACCAATATCGTGGACCGCTTGTGAGAGCTGGTTGTCAAATTGGACGCCCCGTTTgacaaataaatatctattttgtcttttctttgacGAGAGCTGGGAAAAAGAACGTTTACCTCAACccaattaatttttcattaatccacatgagacaatacattttctccatatggaacatctttttctCTGTATGTTACCTCCACATAGTAAAGGTCATTAACCTGTAGCCAGTGCACCTGAATGTTGAATTCCCTGAAAACGTTACTTACGTTTATGCCCACCCACTGGGAGTTTGGGTAAGTGACAGGCATTTCTCTAATGAGTGCATCATTCCACTTCCATTAGATTGTCTATTAACATAGGTGGACGGACTCCATTAGTAAAGGTCTGCCCTTCTCTGTTTGGTTCCAGAGAACACTGGGGACACTTAAGGCGTCCCACTGTGGACCTCAGTGGAATTTCTGAGACTCTTTGAATATGTATGTGAAAACTGTCCCATTTTCCTTAGATATtctcttaaatatatattatgtaaatatatattttcctagaCGTCTGGTGTTCGCTGTCATTAGTGACCAAGAAAAAGTGGCCCTCTTCTGTGCTTGTCAAAACATTAACTTAGCAATTAGCATGGAAATGTACTTCATTGAATAGATCTTTTGTTTCAGGGAAATTGAGAGAGAATTGTTCAATGTTGTTGTGCCTCTTCTGGTGTTGACGTGTGCATTTGTATcccaaaacactttttttccacAATATACAGTTACTGTAGCTTTTTCCAGAAGCAGCTAGCAATAGTTTTAAAAGCACAAATGGATGTAAAATGTCTTGACTGCTGTaataatttgaagatattttatttgcattaacCAATGATGTGTAGGATCTTTTTATAATAAGTATTATTTAAAATGGTATAATTTGTATGCTTGTGAAATGTTAGTTGATTTAAGTTAAGTGTACATTTTACAAATGTTACCTGATGAACAAAAGTTTGCCTTTCACCTCCACTGTGAATGTGACAGGACTCatattgttcttttcctttatcaatTCAGCCAGCCAGCTCTCCTTATATTTCAAAAGAACCAGGCAAATTCCTATTTGAATTCTATTATCTTTGTCTAAAGGAAACTAAGCTAACCATTTCATAATAGATTGTCTTTCATGggttaataaaagaatattattggCTAAAAAAAGACATCTCTTAAGATGAATAAAGATTTATTAGACTATCTGAAAGTGGGTATGTGTGAAAATATGGTACTAATATCGAAAGGACATCATTTTTTATGTTTGTGGAATGCAATCCCATTGGTTTTTACTGACCTGCTCCATCTGCAGGCTGTCAGCTCATTATCGGAGCAGGGTGTTCAAAGGAAGGGGAGCTGTGCCCGTTCCTGCTGTGGCCCTAACGCAGCTCCGAGGGATGCCTTCTAACAGCAGATGGTGCCCTGGCCTGGCGCAACCTTGCCCACCTCCCACTCCGTTCCCTGTGATGAAAGaagctccagcctctccctgaGCATCAGTTTGCCCCTTACAGTGGCTGCCTGGGggacaaaaatgaaaagtattgataacaaatgaaaaacactCTATGCCAATCTTTTGCCAAGAATCAATGAAACCTCAGTCGTGCGCTGTGCACCATGTGGCATAAATCTCTCGGTAAGACCATTGCTACTTCTTGTCTTTAGAAACCATCGCTTCTTCCATCTTTGTGTTCATCTTCCATTTTT is a window from the Equus przewalskii isolate Varuska chromosome 28, EquPr2, whole genome shotgun sequence genome containing:
- the TRMT9B gene encoding probable tRNA methyltransferase 9B isoform X1, coding for MDYEAARLEKQHVHDVYESTAPYFSDLQSKAWPRVRQFLQEQKPGSLIADIGCGTGKYLKVNSQVHTLGCDYCGPLVEIARSRGCEVMVCDNLNLPFRDQGFDAIISIGVIHHFSTKQRRIRAIKEMARVLVPGGQLMIYVWAMEQKNRRFEKQDVLVPWNRALCSQLFSEPSQPGRKKQCGHPERSHPCRPPCSVCSCSGCFKEQCGSRRSHSIDYEPVTAGTCCAKVSREGEEENGFYNTLGKSFRSWFFSRSLDESTLRKQIERVRPLKSTEGWTNSTVLVQPSRRSSLDLDHQEPFSTTEQNLDEEVFVESSQKRSEGLKAPAARKHLNGDHHGEMRRNGEGNFPESTNTNENWVCAGNLEEGNPSARKILRRISAVGSTDSNPDDAISVEEQPDVLDSRAFMRYYHVFREGELYALLKENVSELHILSSGNDHGNWCIIAEKKENCD
- the TRMT9B gene encoding probable tRNA methyltransferase 9B isoform X2 — protein: MARVLVPGGQLMIYVWAMEQKNRRFEKQDVLVPWNRALCSQLFSEPSQPGRKKQCGHPERSHPCRPPCSVCSCSGCFKEQCGSRRSHSIDYEPVTAGTCCAKVSREGEEENGFYNTLGKSFRSWFFSRSLDESTLRKQIERVRPLKSTEGWTNSTVLVQPSRRSSLDLDHQEPFSTTEQNLDEEVFVESSQKRSEGLKAPAARKHLNGDHHGEMRRNGEGNFPESTNTNENWVCAGNLEEGNPSARKILRRISAVGSTDSNPDDAISVEEQPDVLDSRAFMRYYHVFREGELYALLKENVSELHILSSGNDHGNWCIIAEKKENCD